One window of Eisenibacter elegans DSM 3317 genomic DNA carries:
- the nqrC gene encoding NADH:ubiquinone reductase (Na(+)-transporting) subunit C translates to MNKNSNIYVTLYAIGLTVICGALLASAFEVLKPNIAANQAYDLRRNVLLASIKLEKGDNVDAIFEKRVKTLVINAKGEIVKGQDAEKVNLAEEYRKKREERIYPVYILGKEGSPDVVEAYIMPLYGFGLWDNIFGYVGIDTDGETIKGVVFGHKGETAGLGARITDNDIQRRFIGKKIFEGDKLTPVTMVKGERGGGDVSIKAFADQPHQVDGMSGATLTAEGLSNMLDDYLRGYEAYIRAERAKKSKNL, encoded by the coding sequence GTAACGCTCTATGCCATAGGGCTGACAGTCATCTGTGGCGCATTGCTGGCCTCTGCCTTTGAGGTGCTCAAACCCAATATTGCAGCAAACCAAGCTTACGATTTGCGCCGCAACGTGCTCTTAGCTTCTATTAAGCTCGAAAAAGGTGATAACGTAGATGCTATTTTTGAAAAGCGTGTGAAGACTTTGGTCATCAATGCCAAAGGCGAAATAGTAAAAGGCCAAGACGCTGAAAAGGTAAACCTAGCCGAAGAATATCGCAAAAAGCGAGAAGAACGCATCTACCCAGTATATATATTGGGTAAGGAAGGCAGCCCCGATGTAGTCGAAGCCTATATTATGCCCTTGTATGGCTTTGGCCTATGGGACAATATCTTCGGGTATGTAGGTATTGATACCGACGGCGAAACCATCAAAGGGGTAGTCTTTGGCCACAAAGGCGAAACTGCCGGCCTTGGCGCACGCATTACCGACAATGACATCCAACGCCGATTCATCGGTAAGAAAATCTTTGAAGGAGATAAGCTTACCCCCGTAACGATGGTCAAAGGAGAACGCGGTGGCGGAGATGTCAGCATCAAGGCCTTTGCCGACCAACCACACCAAGTGGACGGAATGTCAGGCGCTACCCTTACTGCTGAAGGCCTGTCTAATATGCTTGATGATTACCTCCGTGGTTATGAAGCCTATATTCGCGCTGAGCGTGCCAAAAAAAGTAAAAACTTATAA
- a CDS encoding NADH:ubiquinone reductase (Na(+)-transporting) subunit D, which produces MAEVAVKEVKKKEALFSKRNKTIFADPLSDNNPITVQVLGICSALAITAQMLPAVVMSLSVIFVMCCSSVLFSLISRTVPKSIRIMVQLAVIALFVILVDLFLKAYLYDVSKQLSTFVGLIITNCIVMGRLEAFAGNPENSAWSSFLDALGNALGYAIILIAIAFLRELFGAGSLFGYPVFNQVFALFGSEMTYEGNGLMLLPAGACVAVGVIIWIQRYWNGYAEAE; this is translated from the coding sequence ATGGCAGAAGTTGCAGTAAAAGAAGTTAAGAAAAAAGAAGCGCTTTTTTCAAAACGTAATAAAACCATATTTGCAGACCCTTTGAGCGATAATAACCCGATTACTGTACAGGTATTGGGTATCTGCTCCGCATTGGCGATTACCGCACAGATGTTGCCCGCCGTTGTGATGAGCTTGTCGGTGATTTTTGTGATGTGCTGCTCCAGTGTATTGTTCTCACTCATCAGCCGGACCGTGCCCAAAAGCATCCGTATCATGGTGCAGCTGGCTGTTATTGCCTTGTTCGTAATCTTGGTAGACCTTTTCCTTAAGGCATACCTCTACGATGTGTCGAAGCAGTTGAGTACTTTCGTAGGACTTATCATTACCAACTGTATCGTAATGGGACGCTTAGAAGCCTTTGCCGGTAACCCCGAAAACAGTGCTTGGTCTTCTTTCCTCGATGCCCTCGGCAACGCCCTCGGCTATGCCATCATCTTGATTGCCATTGCATTCTTGCGTGAGCTTTTCGGGGCGGGCAGCCTTTTCGGATACCCTGTGTTTAATCAAGTATTTGCGCTATTCGGCTCAGAAATGACTTACGAAGGCAACGGCTTGATGTTGCTCCCTGCCGGGGCTTGCGTAGCAGTAGGGGTGATTATCTGGATACAGCGCTACTGGAACGGATACGCAGAGGCTGAGTAA
- the nqrE gene encoding NADH:ubiquinone reductase (Na(+)-transporting) subunit E yields the protein MNELINLGVKSIFIDNMIFAYFLGMCSYLAVSKRVPTAMGLGLAVIFVLSVTAPLNWMISNYLLKKGALEWVGPQFAEVDLSFLNFIVFIAVIASFVQLVEMIIEKFSPSLYGSLGIFLPLIAVNCSILGGSLFMIGRDYTLPQATVFGLGSGIGWLLAVLALAAIREKIRYSDVPKPLRGLGITFILVGLMAFGFLGFLGFKL from the coding sequence ATGAATGAGTTGATTAATTTGGGCGTAAAGTCCATTTTTATAGATAACATGATTTTTGCCTACTTCTTAGGCATGTGTTCTTACCTTGCTGTCTCGAAGCGTGTGCCTACGGCAATGGGCTTGGGCTTGGCCGTAATTTTCGTACTGTCCGTTACTGCTCCGCTCAACTGGATGATTAGCAACTACCTGCTCAAAAAAGGAGCCTTGGAGTGGGTTGGCCCCCAGTTTGCGGAAGTAGATTTGAGCTTCCTCAACTTCATCGTATTTATTGCCGTTATTGCCTCATTCGTACAGTTGGTAGAGATGATCATCGAGAAATTCTCTCCATCTCTTTATGGCTCTTTGGGTATCTTTTTGCCCCTTATTGCGGTAAACTGCTCTATCTTGGGCGGCTCTCTCTTTATGATTGGTCGGGATTATACCCTGCCTCAAGCTACTGTATTCGGCCTTGGTTCGGGTATTGGTTGGTTGTTGGCCGTATTGGCGCTGGCAGCTATCCGCGAAAAAATCCGTTATTCTGATGTACCCAAGCCCTTACGTGGCCTAGGCATTACCTTTATCTTGGTAGGTCTGATGGCCTTTGGCTTCTTAGGCTTCTTGGGCTTTAAGCTCTAA
- a CDS encoding AsmA-like C-terminal region-containing protein — translation MRRNYRFNKRYQRLLILALLLPLIFEGLLQGVSWFAQPWAQGQLETFGAAQLRVRPQIRYVGISWLRHFPRVGVRLHHIDLPSLNPEICPSVVHLAALDIRLQMRPLLRGKIRLHSLTLYNGEIALVHDAQDQKLFDIQKPRDKTDTPAKSLPETLTSLGRLPRIRLVGVSFRSQNIAKKSDIHLQFKDVLLNQARLQTGKLGGRLRGDLTIERLSFSRRVPENDFLLHKYASIDLQAGFDIVQNQLLIESSRFELDHTPIEAKMKINFREANSYHLSVRLPQVGLLQAFGFLPPRLQSIVANYESEGTLDAHLNLYGRFVPNNQPQVRVDFSCYDLLLINRPLQDTLSQLKLRGSFANTIKGVLPSPKTTQLRFESIEALNNGKPLDIKLKINDLSDPEIDIRCQGRLNLAHVFEIIGNSGIEKMRGAADVMVVFKGRLNDLRDNPDAPMLIKGYVRPDSLDVKFRNLGIALSGVSGLFQFDSSYVKVQQMRVSIGQSDLTLSGNFVNLAPFLLGDNALQLKAAFKSHYIDVSEIIQLNKAGHRNPLKYQSHLRKLNPVALKQSKMYSLATSSRIDLDLEGTIDSLSFRKIKGRDIHAAIHIADSSIQLERLSMHALEGLISLDASIEVQNQDSLAVTLNADIDRVNINQFFVAMENFGQHFFTDQNIRGRFSADITMQGKFDTYLNLDSRHTQAIADIRIVNGVLVKFPPLIKLSRYIFRNRDLETVYFPTLNNVFEVKQDKLIIPEMIIGTSVIYFAIGGTYQLDESLDMMIKVPLNNFTEQYSLNKVSAAAQQSVTLCILVKGPLNRLKSDMWLASFTDTPDARKRRLAARQAQKMKSKR, via the coding sequence ATGCGTCGAAACTATCGATTCAACAAGCGTTATCAGCGACTATTGATATTGGCCTTGCTCTTGCCATTGATTTTTGAAGGGCTATTACAAGGTGTTTCGTGGTTTGCCCAACCGTGGGCACAGGGTCAGCTAGAGACCTTTGGCGCGGCTCAACTCCGAGTTCGCCCACAGATTCGTTATGTGGGTATTTCGTGGCTACGGCACTTTCCTCGTGTGGGGGTGCGCCTACACCACATCGACCTACCCAGCCTGAACCCCGAAATATGTCCCAGTGTTGTTCACTTAGCCGCGCTAGATATCAGGCTTCAAATGCGCCCCTTGTTGCGTGGGAAAATCCGCTTGCACAGCCTGACGCTATACAACGGCGAGATAGCCCTCGTTCACGATGCGCAAGACCAAAAACTTTTTGACATCCAAAAACCACGCGACAAGACCGATACCCCCGCCAAGTCTCTTCCAGAGACCCTAACTTCCCTGGGGCGCTTGCCTCGTATCCGTTTGGTAGGGGTATCATTCCGCTCACAAAACATCGCCAAAAAAAGCGACATCCACCTACAGTTCAAAGATGTTTTGCTGAACCAAGCACGCTTACAAACAGGGAAGCTCGGTGGCCGCCTGCGGGGCGATTTGACCATAGAGCGCTTGTCGTTTAGCAGGCGTGTTCCTGAAAATGATTTTTTGCTACACAAATACGCCTCTATCGACCTTCAGGCAGGGTTTGATATAGTACAAAACCAACTGCTGATAGAGAGTTCGCGTTTTGAGCTTGACCACACGCCCATAGAAGCCAAAATGAAAATCAATTTTCGGGAGGCCAACAGCTATCACCTAAGTGTCCGCCTGCCGCAGGTTGGGCTATTGCAAGCTTTTGGGTTTCTCCCTCCACGACTCCAGAGCATTGTGGCCAACTACGAGAGCGAGGGTACACTCGATGCACACCTCAACCTATATGGCAGGTTTGTTCCCAACAACCAACCACAGGTGCGGGTAGATTTTTCTTGTTATGATTTGCTCCTCATCAATCGCCCTCTGCAAGACACCCTCAGCCAACTAAAGCTCAGGGGGAGCTTTGCCAATACCATCAAAGGTGTATTGCCTTCGCCCAAAACCACGCAGCTGCGCTTTGAATCTATAGAGGCGCTCAACAATGGCAAACCTTTGGATATCAAGCTGAAAATCAATGACCTAAGCGACCCCGAGATTGATATTCGCTGCCAAGGGCGGCTGAATCTTGCCCACGTCTTCGAGATTATTGGCAATAGTGGTATTGAAAAAATGCGGGGAGCCGCTGATGTGATGGTAGTATTCAAGGGGCGACTCAATGACCTTCGAGACAACCCCGATGCGCCCATGCTCATCAAAGGGTATGTACGCCCTGACAGCCTCGACGTCAAGTTTCGAAACCTAGGCATAGCGCTCAGCGGGGTAAGTGGGCTATTTCAGTTTGATAGCAGTTATGTGAAGGTACAACAAATGCGTGTGTCTATTGGCCAAAGCGATCTTACCCTCAGCGGCAACTTTGTAAATCTGGCTCCTTTTCTACTGGGAGACAATGCCTTACAGCTCAAGGCCGCTTTCAAATCTCACTACATTGATGTCAGCGAGATTATTCAGCTCAACAAAGCCGGGCATCGCAATCCGCTCAAATACCAATCTCATTTGCGCAAGCTCAACCCAGTAGCGCTCAAGCAAAGCAAGATGTACTCCTTGGCAACATCGAGCCGTATAGATCTAGACCTCGAAGGCACTATCGACAGCCTCAGTTTTCGCAAAATCAAAGGCCGCGACATCCACGCAGCCATCCATATTGCCGATAGTAGTATCCAGCTCGAACGCCTCTCGATGCACGCCTTGGAGGGGCTTATCAGCCTAGATGCCTCTATCGAAGTACAAAACCAAGACTCTTTGGCCGTAACCCTCAATGCCGATATTGACCGTGTCAATATCAATCAGTTTTTTGTGGCGATGGAAAATTTTGGCCAACACTTCTTTACCGACCAAAACATCCGTGGGCGCTTTTCGGCTGATATTACCATGCAAGGCAAGTTTGATACCTACCTCAACCTCGATAGCCGCCATACCCAGGCCATTGCCGACATTCGGATTGTCAACGGGGTGTTGGTCAAGTTTCCTCCTCTAATCAAACTCTCCCGCTATATTTTCAGAAATAGAGACCTAGAGACTGTTTATTTTCCGACGCTGAACAATGTTTTTGAAGTCAAACAAGATAAGCTCATCATCCCCGAAATGATCATCGGCACTAGTGTGATTTATTTTGCTATTGGCGGAACCTACCAGCTCGACGAATCGCTGGATATGATGATAAAAGTGCCTCTAAATAATTTTACCGAACAATACTCTCTCAATAAAGTATCGGCTGCTGCCCAACAATCTGTAACCTTGTGCATCTTGGTCAAAGGCCCGCTCAACAGGCTCAAAAGCGATATGTGGCTTGCTTCTTTTACGGATACACCTGATGCGCGAAAACGCCGATTGGCCGCCCGCCAGGCACAAAAAATGAAGTCTAAAAGATAG
- a CDS encoding DUF6051 family protein: protein MAYIEDYHQLKALSEALPVGGAGVYQNLTLRSLTFQSNIDTVFPGGQQYYTPKAEGISMQAFYKALADNTLDGIIQISDAEIAENKSFRYLLLQPKEQLRSQELIIFFHGLNEKDWSKYLPWGQVLASRTGKSVLFFPLAFHIDRAIETWVSSRPMNQLSKIRTQAFDGLTESSFTNAAISARLHLAPVRFFLSGLATYNDVIQLVTQIRMDNHPHIHNQASVDFFGFSAGAFLTQILMMANRGGLFEQSRAALFCGGNLLSDMRLTSRYILDSCAHQAVLDFFVRNLPTHLDQDPFLRFLFQSASTGGAYFQAMLSDGDEARNRLRQDRFETLSNRLAAFSLAKDNIMLPEDIQKALRFDTTTAPIIHRCFDFDFPYSHMNPFPIQPKYQNEVMQAMDEVFGAMADFYTQSAPNASTTAKMHKMSTL from the coding sequence ATGGCTTATATCGAAGATTATCACCAGCTCAAGGCGCTATCCGAAGCACTCCCAGTAGGGGGGGCAGGGGTGTACCAAAATTTGACCTTGCGTAGCCTGACTTTTCAGTCCAATATTGATACGGTCTTCCCCGGAGGCCAACAATATTATACCCCCAAAGCAGAAGGCATCAGTATGCAGGCTTTTTACAAAGCCTTGGCCGACAATACGCTGGATGGCATCATTCAAATCAGTGATGCTGAAATAGCCGAAAATAAATCTTTTCGATACCTGCTCTTACAGCCCAAAGAGCAGTTACGCAGTCAAGAGCTGATTATTTTCTTTCACGGCCTCAACGAAAAAGACTGGAGCAAGTACCTCCCTTGGGGGCAGGTTTTGGCCTCGCGCACAGGCAAGAGCGTGTTATTTTTCCCGCTGGCTTTCCATATCGACCGTGCCATAGAGACTTGGGTGAGCAGTAGGCCTATGAACCAACTCAGCAAAATACGTACACAGGCTTTTGATGGGCTGACAGAAAGCTCTTTTACCAATGCGGCGATCAGTGCGCGGCTACACTTGGCTCCCGTGCGTTTCTTCCTTTCCGGGTTAGCCACTTACAATGATGTGATCCAGTTGGTTACTCAGATTCGGATGGACAATCACCCGCACATCCACAACCAAGCCTCGGTCGATTTCTTTGGGTTTTCGGCAGGTGCTTTTCTGACCCAAATCCTGATGATGGCCAACCGTGGGGGCTTGTTTGAGCAGAGCCGCGCCGCGCTTTTCTGTGGAGGCAACTTGTTGAGTGATATGCGCCTGACTTCGCGCTACATCCTCGACAGCTGCGCACATCAGGCTGTGCTTGATTTTTTTGTGCGCAATCTGCCCACACACCTCGACCAAGACCCTTTTCTGCGCTTTTTGTTCCAATCGGCCAGCACAGGGGGGGCGTATTTCCAAGCTATGCTCAGCGACGGGGATGAAGCCAGAAACCGCCTGCGGCAAGACCGCTTCGAGACCCTGAGCAACCGGTTGGCGGCTTTCAGCCTAGCCAAGGACAATATTATGCTTCCCGAAGACATCCAGAAGGCGCTGCGCTTTGATACCACTACCGCGCCCATTATTCACCGCTGTTTTGACTTTGACTTTCCCTATTCGCATATGAATCCCTTCCCCATCCAACCAAAATACCAAAACGAGGTAATGCAGGCGATGGATGAAGTATTTGGGGCAATGGCGGACTTCTACACACAGAGTGCTCCCAATGCATCCACAACCGCCAAAATGCATAAAATGTCTACATTGTAG
- a CDS encoding HmuY family protein, whose protein sequence is MKTTYLTRLVAFTLLCLTTFSACNNKKDEAPPVLEALLAENIHAPNDVIDRTTGQVTQANPFVKFSFATGQVVTGNNWDIAFKGTTIIINGGNSSRDTETRSGNAAAVIRTATFEEVTTVPAASEFVQDNGQNYAIPTGSGNGWYNYNSSNNLITPIPGRVLVFRTHDGKFAKVEILSYYQNAPAQPTSSMPTGYYTFRYIYQPDGNSTRLE, encoded by the coding sequence ATGAAAACAACGTATCTCACCCGATTAGTGGCTTTTACTTTGCTCTGCCTCACTACCTTCAGCGCTTGTAACAACAAAAAAGACGAGGCACCACCAGTACTGGAGGCTCTCCTTGCAGAAAACATCCACGCACCTAACGATGTGATAGACCGTACGACCGGGCAAGTAACCCAAGCAAACCCGTTTGTGAAATTCTCTTTCGCTACCGGACAAGTTGTAACGGGCAATAACTGGGATATTGCCTTCAAAGGAACGACCATCATCATCAATGGGGGAAACTCTAGCCGCGACACTGAGACACGCAGCGGCAATGCGGCAGCTGTCATCAGAACAGCTACGTTTGAAGAGGTTACGACCGTACCAGCAGCCAGTGAGTTTGTGCAAGATAACGGCCAGAACTACGCCATTCCTACTGGTAGCGGCAATGGCTGGTACAACTACAACTCATCCAACAACCTTATTACGCCTATCCCGGGGCGTGTGTTGGTGTTCCGTACCCACGATGGTAAGTTTGCCAAGGTCGAAATCTTGAGCTATTACCAAAATGCGCCTGCACAACCTACCTCTTCTATGCCCACAGGCTACTATACTTTCCGCTACATCTACCAACCTGACGGCAACAGCACCCGCCTAGAATAA
- a CDS encoding TonB-dependent receptor plug domain-containing protein gives MYRVKCCFCICCLRCLGLLSICLLNGGTLSAQVAKNTGDSLRQMDLSDVVITATRTERALSTVPMPVTIINQAQIRQMGSLRLNEILQEQTGLAIVTNHGQGIQMQGFDPDYTLILIDGEPLVGRTAGTLELSRIAVGNIKQIEIVKGPTSSLYGSEALAGVVNIITETPTRTSAQLSSRYGTNRTADLSAGINLKNKDLGVYLFANRYASGGYDFTPETFGQTIEPFAAYTFQTKLYYTFHKALKLQLSGRFYSETQASNFALNSGTAAEQRISGEGLVQDYNLAPTLEWRVSERWKSIFRLYHSQYQTRSALNYQSDNSLYEATFFTQHFTRLENQTEYFIHENHYLTLGIGHLWEDVSATRYERKQLFETIYGFAQYEWTPSERWNITAGARLDAHSVYGSQISPKAALQYEFSPKWALRASVGRGFKAPDFRQLYLNFNNAAAGYAVLGAEELPRIIGEWQSQGLISELLLDPTLLGNIRAESSTAYNLGFRARPLPKLRWTLNLFRNDVQDLIETQVVARRTNGQNIFSYRNLSAIYTQGVETDLSYVLSPSFTLSGGYQFLDAKDKEVLDQIDAGQLFSRDPQTLITRRITRQDYGGLFNRSRHMANVKLFYNHEKTGTTANLRAVYRGRYGFGDRNGNLILDDDSEYVPGFWTLNATAAKRFYKQMFQFQVGCENLLNQQNQQMMPNMPGRLWWASLSCQL, from the coding sequence ATGTATCGTGTTAAGTGTTGTTTTTGTATATGCTGTTTGCGCTGCCTTGGGCTTCTGAGCATCTGCTTGCTTAACGGCGGCACACTGTCGGCCCAAGTAGCCAAAAATACCGGAGACAGCCTTCGGCAAATGGATTTGAGCGATGTGGTCATTACGGCTACACGCACTGAGCGGGCGCTGAGTACCGTCCCGATGCCGGTAACGATTATCAATCAGGCGCAAATTCGGCAGATGGGCAGCCTGCGGCTCAATGAGATTTTGCAGGAGCAAACCGGCCTCGCCATCGTTACCAACCACGGTCAAGGCATCCAGATGCAGGGCTTTGACCCTGACTATACGCTCATCCTCATCGACGGAGAGCCGCTGGTAGGGCGCACTGCCGGTACGCTGGAGCTTTCGCGCATTGCGGTGGGCAATATCAAGCAAATCGAGATTGTCAAAGGCCCTACTTCGAGCCTCTATGGCTCCGAGGCCTTGGCCGGGGTCGTCAATATCATTACCGAGACCCCCACCCGCACCAGTGCGCAACTCAGCAGCCGCTATGGTACTAACCGCACAGCAGACTTATCAGCAGGCATCAACCTCAAAAACAAGGACTTAGGTGTGTACCTCTTTGCCAACCGCTATGCCAGCGGCGGCTACGACTTCACGCCCGAAACCTTTGGGCAAACCATAGAGCCTTTTGCGGCCTACACCTTCCAAACCAAGCTCTATTATACTTTCCATAAAGCCCTCAAACTGCAACTTTCGGGGCGCTTTTATAGCGAAACACAGGCTAGTAATTTTGCTCTCAACAGCGGAACAGCCGCCGAGCAGCGCATCAGCGGCGAAGGTTTGGTACAGGATTACAACCTAGCGCCCACGCTTGAGTGGCGTGTTAGTGAGCGCTGGAAAAGCATCTTCCGGCTCTATCATTCGCAATACCAAACGCGCTCAGCGCTCAATTACCAGTCAGACAACAGCCTGTATGAGGCTACCTTTTTTACGCAGCACTTTACCCGCCTCGAAAACCAGACAGAGTACTTCATCCACGAAAACCATTACCTTACCCTTGGCATCGGGCATCTGTGGGAAGATGTGAGCGCTACCCGTTATGAACGCAAGCAGCTGTTTGAAACCATTTATGGCTTTGCCCAATATGAATGGACTCCGTCCGAGCGTTGGAATATCACCGCCGGGGCGCGCCTCGATGCGCACTCGGTTTATGGCAGCCAGATTAGCCCCAAGGCAGCCCTCCAATATGAGTTTAGCCCCAAATGGGCACTGAGGGCCTCCGTAGGGCGGGGGTTCAAAGCGCCTGATTTTCGCCAACTATACCTCAATTTCAACAATGCCGCTGCCGGATATGCTGTATTGGGGGCAGAGGAACTGCCACGCATCATTGGCGAGTGGCAAAGCCAGGGGCTTATTTCGGAACTACTGCTCGACCCTACACTATTGGGTAACATCCGCGCCGAAAGCTCTACAGCCTACAACCTTGGCTTTCGTGCCAGGCCCTTGCCCAAGCTCCGCTGGACACTCAACCTCTTCCGCAATGATGTCCAAGACCTGATCGAGACCCAAGTAGTAGCGCGGCGCACCAACGGGCAGAATATCTTCAGCTACCGAAACCTGAGCGCCATCTACACCCAAGGAGTAGAAACAGACCTGAGCTACGTACTCAGTCCTTCGTTCACGCTTTCGGGTGGGTATCAGTTCTTGGATGCCAAAGACAAAGAAGTATTGGATCAAATCGATGCCGGACAGCTTTTTAGCCGCGACCCACAAACACTCATCACCCGACGCATCACTCGCCAAGATTATGGTGGGCTTTTCAACCGCAGCCGGCATATGGCCAATGTGAAGCTCTTCTACAACCACGAAAAGACAGGTACTACTGCCAACTTGCGCGCTGTATACCGTGGGCGATATGGCTTTGGAGACCGCAACGGCAACCTTATCCTCGATGATGACAGCGAGTATGTCCCCGGCTTTTGGACGCTCAACGCCACCGCTGCCAAGCGCTTCTATAAGCAGATGTTCCAGTTTCAAGTAGGATGTGAAAACTTACTTAACCAACAAAATCAACAAATGATGCCCAATATGCCTGGTAGGCTATGGTGGGCTAGCTTGAGCTGTCAGCTCTAA